In the genome of Aedes aegypti strain LVP_AGWG chromosome 2, AaegL5.0 Primary Assembly, whole genome shotgun sequence, the window CTTGGAACTTTTGAACATTGAACTAATTGGGTGATTTTTTATCTTTGCAGTCATTACTGTTGGATCAAACCACGGCCATGACTCAGCTGCAGCAGCTGCGCAATGGTTATAGGCCTAGCCATAACACGCTGCCCCGCCAATCGAACAAGCAGAGCTATGTTAATCAGATTCAGTACCaccatcagcagcagcagcaggcacaccagcaacagcaacaacaacaacagtcgAACTTCCACGGCAATCCTAATCCTGGTCTGGGGATTGCATACCCAATGAATAATTTAAGTTTGATTGATCTGACGCAAAAGTCCAGCAGTGATTCTGGCAGTTCGGCAGGAGACATGTCTCCGCCGGAGACCCCTGGCCTGAATACGGCACCAGCAGCGAACAACATTGGCGGATTGATCCGAAGTAGGTCGTCGAATCTGGGCAGGATTAACGGGCGTCCGGACAAGCAACAACAGCAATTAGGTAGTTCTGTGATATATAATCCGACGGTAGCGCAACAGCAGCAatcccagcagcagcagcaacaggttCAAACACAGCCACAGTTCGTCGGCGGTAGTAACGATATAATGGTAACATCAGCAACACAAAATTTAATTagtaatagtaataataataccAATACTATGAATATTAGCAATGGAAATAACAATAGCGTAGTGTCAAACGCTCTGTTGATAGGAGCCCCGACGCAATCGGCCGGAGGTACGAACCTAGTTCTGGGCTCACAGCCACAGTTTCCCGCTCCCTATCCACCATATCATACGGCGCATTTGACAACGCGACCTGCACTCATTTCGACCCATGCGGCAACAACCCTTCCGCCGGGTACTGCATTCCGATCACCAGCAGCAACTGCTTACCACACGATGCAACACAACGGAGAGATTCTTTATCCCTACCCCACACAGGTTGCAACCGTCGGAGGAGGCGCTCCCTTGACCTTTCTGCCAGCTGCGCCAGCACCGGTAGCTACCAGTACTCAATCGCTGCAAACCTTACGGTCAGCTGGTACGTCTCAACCACCACCACCACAACCACAAACCCCCCAGCAACAGGTCCAGCAGTCCGTTCAACAGCCCCCGCTAATACAACAAAAAGTGCCCACAGCCTACACGCCACCCAGTGCTGCCGTCGTTGCTGCTGTTCCTCCCCCGCATCCACCGAGTGCCAGCACTCCAACGGGTATGTACTCTGCTCTGTCCTGCTTCAATTGCGGTTCCCAAAAACACACCGGACTAGACTGTCAGGAAGCATCCATGGAAGATGTGACGCGAAACTCGATCTACAAACTCGATTACAACGCAGCAGCGACCGCCCAACAGCTGGCCGCAGCAATAGCTGCCGGTGCGATACCGGGCCCAAATCAAGCCAACGCCATGGCCCTAGTCGCAGCCGCGAGTCTACCATCGTCCTCTACATCACCTCCCTCATCCGTTTCGGTAGCATCCCTACCTTTGTCAGCGGTGTCATCTGTTGCCGCCTCCTCGGCGTCCTCGTCATCGTCctcttcgtcttcttcttcttcatcatcATCGTCTTCGTCTACATCGTCGCTAACATCTTCTTCAGTCTCGTCCTCGACGACGACACTGCCACTACCGCCACCACCACACCAACACCAACCGCAGCAGCAGCACGGATCCAATCTTATTAGCAGTAGTAGTAGTAACAATAGCTCCCTAGACGCCCCCACATCTGTATCAACACAAACAATAAATAATCAAACGGATAGCAGTAGTAGTAGCACTATCAGTAAGTGATCATCAATCTAAAACTAATCTTATAAaaagaatgataaaaaaaacatattctaTAAGAAGAAAAACTAATTAAAAGTAAATAGTATACTctgcaaaaagattaaaaaaaagtctAAAAAAGATATAGGAAACAAACAAAAACACACACAGACACATGCGGAAAAAGTCAGTCAGTAGAAAAGGGACACAAAATTAGCAAaagaaaaaccgaaaaaaaaaacaattggaaCAATTTTACTATTATGGTTATTGcgacagaagaagaaaaagcCGAGAACTGACATTGTGTGATGTTTATAGTgaatgatttttaaataagtGTTGGCTTTCGGAACGTGCTCCTACCGGCGAATATCTGTAACGAAAAATCGGCTATATAATTGTACTACAAGCAAAATTAACGACGAGAAGGAACCCAGTCTTCTTCAAGCGCAGGCTTTCGAAAAAAAGATGTgtgccattttttttaaagaaactaTTGTATTTTAACCCTAGACACGCAAGTACGATGGATGGAAACACAGGTTACAGGTGATAGTGAGACTACATAAagcgaaaacaaaaattgaaccAATCAAAGTGTTTGGAAGTGAGCGAGAGAGCCAAGCAAAGGAAGGGTAGGGGCACGCCATTCGGGAAGGAAATCTTATTGACTAAGATCGAGAGCACCAACTAGAAAAAGAAAACAGTCGTCAGGTTTTTTCCTTGTTTTTGTGTAGGACGAATCCAATAACCTTGtactcaaaatatttattttttttatatatattttcccCCTATTTTTGTATATTGCCGCATATTATACTACCAACCTGAGCTTTTTTGTTCCGTAAAGTTTTTTGAGTTATCATAGGGGTAACCTACTTATCAATTATTATGCTTTAAGGACTCTGCTCTGCGGGcaggtaaaaaaaatgtaaacaagatCACGAtcaactttttaaatgtttatttaaatgtAGTTATGATCTAATGTAATATTGTGTAAATGTACTTGTTGATACGGTTAAGATACACGttcttttgttttattttatgtcGATTGATTTTCCCTTTTGTCTTGGTTTCTGTTTGTTTAGTAGGGGTGCGGTTATGTCCAagtaatctaaaaaaaatcattgggaacgtttttcttcttcttctaggcattacgtcctaactgggaccGAGCCTGTTtgtcagtttagtgttcttatgagcacttccacagttattcactgagagctttctttgtcaaagttatcattttcgcattcgtatatatcgtgtggcaggtacgatgatacactatgcctagggaagtcaagaaaatttccattacgaaaaaatccgaccgggaattgaacccatacaccttcagcatggctttgctttgtagccgcggactctaaccgctcggctaaaaAAGGCCCGTAAGAAGTTTTATTCagcaaaatagttttttttaacaatagttCAGTTAAATAATCTTAtttgaggttttttttatttgccgACTTATattgccgttctacgcatatctgTCTTGCAGTCCATGCAATTTGGGACATGTTGGTCCTAAAAGTGCTATATATAGTAAatggaaaatttgcaatttagaAGTTTGTTTTTATATGTTCTGGATTCTTTGAAAGTTAGGCAAAGTAGACACCCATATAGATTTGGATTGTAAATCAATAGttatttgattgtttatcaatggTTACACTGTTGGATCGTCAAGTAGGATCAAGTATGATCGTCAAGTATGATTGTTCTAATAAACTTGTAATCTTATTTCGATACCTACGTTATGATATCGTACTACTTCGAATTAGTTTATGTTCGCCGAAAAGGTGCTCTGCAGACACCATGAGCCTTAAAGGGTTAAATATTGgttcagtttttgaaaaataagcttaTGAGCGATAAATGACGTCTTTTGGGTACTatcttcaataatagtataataataataattacacaGGGATTACTCTAAAATGTTTTCCTAAGATTATCCCAGGAACTCCTCTAGTTAGTTTTACATTTATTCTTCCATCGTTATGGAAAGTTTTGTAAGAAATTTGTTTAGGAACATTTCCAGGAAACACAACCAAAATTCGCCCAGGAGTTGCAAcgtcgattttttttagttattctTCAAGTCATTTTCATATGGacccttcaaaaattcatttaacTTCCTACATAAATTGTTTAGATAAATATTCTAGGTAATATTCTTGGAAATCGataaaaattcttccatgaattccttaataaattttattacgGATTCCTCATAAAGTATCTCAAGCCGTTTCTCTGGTAATTTCTTCAGTGTTTCAGAGCAGAAACTGATGTTTCAATTCTGCAAAAcatttctcaaatatttttttctccggTTAAGTGTCCATAGATTCTTAAAAATTCATTTAACAAAACAGCAATTGTTCCAGTAATACCTCCGATCATTCACCCCTATTCTTGATTACGTTCGAATgcgctttcgatcgaaaaccgttttgcattcccgtttacgccagcaaatcaAATGGACAATGGATTCAAACGAATaagattcgatcgaaagttggatccgccgtaaaTAAGAATGAGAGTGATTGGGGCCCagacagccgtagcggtaaacgcgca includes:
- the LOC5579235 gene encoding rho GTPase-activating protein gacF isoform X1: MINTKDEVVNWFKELQSYNRIDTMCTLLNMCLPFELRFLGTCLEELGRRDAQELRGIELRVNNPQEFISDIASCQSGEPTDRKNRRKMAMFLALIRACNHTCVNELFKTLEGWGNRDFARLFDEDVLQELLLVYTMATNHPVFSFEQRMKCGDIFNKLKSCELKTSSGGGGHHPHHPHQQETDSLSNATPPPPNSAGTPLGMGPGSAQTQPPQPHPIASQQQPIPMQIPLPPQQAVPPPPTQQQQQVSLPIPGFPQAPMAQMMTADGSMPAHMTVEGLQQIQMQIPQDFTMPPPTTVPPHWALRNSVFQVGLDTSFPPPSSSPHLSNPSSPIHSRTASPTRIPTSSVQHRISRNQQPTPSEQQQQQRQHQPPQHMHPPQDHRDQRESQQQQAQQQQQPMKSVEESLLLDQTTAMTQLQQLRNGYRPSHNTLPRQSNKQSYVNQIQYHHQQQQQAHQQQQQQQQSNFHGNPNPGLGIAYPMNNLSLIDLTQKSSSDSGSSAGDMSPPETPGLNTAPAANNIGGLIRSRSSNLGRINGRPDKQQQQLGSSVIYNPTVAQQQQSQQQQQQVQTQPQFVGGSNDIMVTSATQNLISNSNNNTNTMNISNGNNNSVVSNALLIGAPTQSAGGTNLVLGSQPQFPAPYPPYHTAHLTTRPALISTHAATTLPPGTAFRSPAATAYHTMQHNGEILYPYPTQVATVGGGAPLTFLPAAPAPVATSTQSLQTLRSAGTSQPPPPQPQTPQQQVQQSVQQPPLIQQKVPTAYTPPSAAVVAAVPPPHPPSASTPTGMYSALSCFNCGSQKHTGLDCQEASMEDVTRNSIYKLDYNAAATAQQLAAAIAAGAIPGPNQANAMALVAAASLPSSSTSPPSSVSVASLPLSAVSSVAASSASSSSSSSSSSSSSSSSSSTSSLTSSSVSSSTTTLPLPPPPHQHQPQQQHGSNLISSSSSNNSSLDAPTSVSTQTINNQTDSSSSSTISK
- the LOC5579235 gene encoding rho GTPase-activating protein gacF isoform X2 — translated: MINTKDEVVNWFKELQSYNRIDTMCTLLNMCLPFELRFLGTCLEELGRRDAQELRGIELRVNNPQEFISDIASCQSGEPTDRKNRRKMAMFLALIRACNHTCVNELFKTLEGWGNRDFARLFDEDVLQELLLVYTMATNHPVFSFEQRMKCGDIFNKLKSCELKTSSGGGGHHPHHPHQQETDSLSNATPPPPNSAGTPLGMGPGSAQTQPPQPHPIASQQQPIPMQIPLPPQQAVPPPPTQQQQQVSLPIPGFPQAPMAQMMTADGSMPAHMTVEGLQQIQMQIPQDFTMPPPTTVPPHWALRNSVFQTSFPPPSSSPHLSNPSSPIHSRTASPTRIPTSSVQHRISRNQQPTPSEQQQQQRQHQPPQHMHPPQDHRDQRESQQQQAQQQQQPMKSVEESLLLDQTTAMTQLQQLRNGYRPSHNTLPRQSNKQSYVNQIQYHHQQQQQAHQQQQQQQQSNFHGNPNPGLGIAYPMNNLSLIDLTQKSSSDSGSSAGDMSPPETPGLNTAPAANNIGGLIRSRSSNLGRINGRPDKQQQQLGSSVIYNPTVAQQQQSQQQQQQVQTQPQFVGGSNDIMVTSATQNLISNSNNNTNTMNISNGNNNSVVSNALLIGAPTQSAGGTNLVLGSQPQFPAPYPPYHTAHLTTRPALISTHAATTLPPGTAFRSPAATAYHTMQHNGEILYPYPTQVATVGGGAPLTFLPAAPAPVATSTQSLQTLRSAGTSQPPPPQPQTPQQQVQQSVQQPPLIQQKVPTAYTPPSAAVVAAVPPPHPPSASTPTGMYSALSCFNCGSQKHTGLDCQEASMEDVTRNSIYKLDYNAAATAQQLAAAIAAGAIPGPNQANAMALVAAASLPSSSTSPPSSVSVASLPLSAVSSVAASSASSSSSSSSSSSSSSSSSSTSSLTSSSVSSSTTTLPLPPPPHQHQPQQQHGSNLISSSSSNNSSLDAPTSVSTQTINNQTDSSSSSTISK